The DNA segment TAAATATTTGGTAAGTTACGATTGTACCAAGTGACAAGTCTAAAGTAAGAAAAGAAATGAACACGATATACTTGTTTATGTAATGTGAACTCATTATATAAATGCGGAGTCTTGCCTAGAGAGCTAATTCATTATACTTCCAATGAGTACAAGGAATAACCAATAGTTTAAGTTCTATACGCTCACTATGTAGTAACCTCACTCTTCTATTCTAATTTGGATAACTCTTTACTAAAGTTTTTCTCTTGAAAGATTAGTTATAAACTAAGTGGTTCACTTGAGTTTACTTACAATTTTGTACTCGAAATATTGGGTCctttatgaaaaatgaaaagtgttttctcaattaatttttactcaatacaAGCTAAACATATGTAAGAGTTTTAGGTTACTCTATAAATCAATTACAATCATATTATCTTATATACAAAACGGTCTTCAATTATACTCGTAAAGGCTAAGGTAAGGATTGAGATATTCAAAATATTCTGGAGCCAACATGATCCAATCTCTATAAATAAGGAAACTTGGATTACTTTGAAACATTCTGATCCAATCCTTTGAAATTTGATTCTGCACAAATGAACACCATAGGTGACCATAGATAATATTTAGAGATAACCAATTTAACGTATAACACATTTTGGCTAAAAAAGATTGCCAACACAAATAAGATGAGTTTTGGTTTATTCGAACTATGTTTCAAGTTAGAACTTTTGCcgtaattagaaataaaaaatacttctaaaacttgtattaaaaataaaaaaaaaattgttttctcAATTAAGTAATGTCTAAGGTAAATATTATTATAGTGAGATCTTTTTTAAATTAACGACCGAATAAGGACATTGTAATAATTTGATCAAACCATCTAAAAAGTTAGGAACTTGAGTTGGTGACCTAAACATTGTTAAATCAGGTATTGAATTagttacttttatttaaaaattagtttatttattttatgtcgaAAGTAGTTGAACTGTTTAAAAGATAAATTTACATTTCTCAATGTAAATCTTACGTGACACGATCAACAAAGGATTGATGTTTCTTCTCCTCCTTATTTACTTCGATCATTGATTTAAAAGACACCCACTATAATGAAATCTTTAAATAGATATCACTCAATGTTGTTTGAGTCAGACCATATCAGCCGATCAAATTAACTGGATCGATAATCAATCAAAGTACTAATCCGAAAAATAGCTTAGATTAACTAAATCAAGAATTGATATTAACTGATTAAACCTACTCTAAACCAATTGAATCGGTGGAGccgaatttttaaaattttaacattgatGCGACACTCAATTGATATTATAAAGATGCCAAATTGATTCAGAATTtacacagatatatatatatacatgcaatcTTTGTTCCAACTGAAACAACTTCCGGTAGTTTTAATGGCAAGTCTAGTTTTAATGCACACTTCTCTCCTATTTTTATCCACTCTTTTTATTTGTGTTCATCTCTCAGACCAgtttcaaccatttcaatacaatgCTCTCAAGCAAATCCAGCAGTTCCTCAATTACCCATCGGTTCTTACCATCTTTGACAGCACTTGGGATTTCTGCAACGTCGAATCATCGCCATTTTTAACTATAGTTTGTTACGAAGACAATGTAACCCAGCTTCACATCACAGGCAACAATGGCGTTTTCCCACCATCGTTGCCCCAAAATTTCTCCATTGATGCTCTGTTTTCAAGCATTTCAAGTTTATCAAATCTCAAAGTCCTTTCTTTGGTTTCATTAGGTTTATGGGGTCCTTTACCTGCTACTATCGGTAAGCTTTCTTCCATGGAAATACTCAATTTAAGCTCCAATTACATCGATGGTTTTATCCCTTTGGAACTTTCATATTTGAACAATTTACAGACACTTGTTCTTGATCATAACAAGTTCACTGGTCAAATCCCTCGGTGGGTTTCTTCTTTTAATGATTTAGCTGTTTTGAGTTTGAAAAATAATTCACTTTTTGGGTCACTTCCAAGCTCCATTTCAAGCTCTGACAACCTTCGAGTTTTGGCTATGGCGGATAATCATTTATTTGGGGAAATACCCGGTCTTCAAAACTTGACAAATCTTCAAATACTTGATCTAAAAAACAATTATTTTGGCCCAAATTTCCCTGTTCTACATCACAAGGTCGTCACTGTTGATATCCGTAACAACAGTTTTAAATCCAGTGTTCCAAATGAATTACACTCTTATTTTCAGCTTGAAAAGCTTGATATCTCCATTAATGGACTCATTGGACCTTTCCCTCCATCTTTATTTTCACTGCCTTCCATTAATTACATCGATATCTCCGGTAATAAACTCACCGGCAAGCTGTTTCAAAACATGTCTTGCAATGCACACCTTGTGTTTATTAATTTGTCTTCGAATCTTTTAACCGGCGAGCTGCCGGCGTGTCTGCAAGAAAAAGTCGAGGAAGGGGCTGTTTCTTATGACGGGAACTGTTTGTCCGGTGAAGAAGGAAATCAAAAGCCTTCGAGTTTCTGCCATAACGAAGCGTTGGCCGTCGAAGTTTCGCCTCAAAAGTTGCGGCATAAAGAACGTAAAGCCATGGCTGTGCTTGTATCGAGTTTAGTGGGAGGGATCGTTGGATTAGCTGTGATAGTTGGTTTGAGTTTATGGGTTTTTCAGAGAAGAAATAGAAGGGCGGCCATGAAAGGACCTTCAACAAGGTTGATAACTGAGAAGCTTTCAACAGTTAATACAGTGAAGCTATTATCTGATGCAAGTAAGAttcgctctctctctctctctctctccattTTTCAACCTCTAATCCTAAAAAAAtcaatgtaaaattaaaaataattttatacattttcataatttttatatgattaatattttaacatttaattatacatgtaaaatttgatgtaaatttaaaatttttaattattttatataaaaaattcaacgataaatatatatgaatatatagagtattttaaattgatatgatAGAGATATCGGATCGATtcgaaaatttacatgcatgacaaatataattatattgataaatttaatgtttgaatcgttcaaatattaatcatataaatagtTATGGAAGTGTGTAAATAGGGGGGAAGCCTAAAATTTTTTTCAGGGAcggttaaaattaaattttaatttttaatagtctatctatttataaattttaaaggattaaattatttttattatttttagggggacaaagtgtaattttatttgtacttatttaaaattttaaaatttttaaatgacctaaatagataattttccattttaggggatTAGGGCACCTCCCAACCCTCTAGATACACCACTGTATGTgaaactattttaattttcatactaTGTAAATGGATCCctcctcatatatatatacatgtatgagaTATATGATAGGTATCTATACTGTATATTAAGAATTTACAGAGTTGATATTACAAGTAAACTGGGTATAAACTCAATTGGATAATGACTAAAATAGTTTTACTTTACAAAGTGAATTGTATTATTTtgaatgtattttattatttttgtaaaaaaaataagaaaaatatacgCAAATTATAGGATTTTAACCTAACTTTTATAgttatttaacatttatactttatataaataaaaagaaaattatactaatattgttattaatactaATTATAAAGTTTTTAATTCAAAGTTAAGTTACATCAATACAAAGACAAAgataataaaaaagtttaaaataataataaattaagggaataatctatattaaaataaaaataaaattttttatttttaaatatgaatcaAATAATGCCACATCATTAATTTTtaaagagataaataaattattattattatacattttattatatttaatatcttctctaattcaatttaaccttaattaaatgtgacaaaattaaaaagaaagtataataattacattttatgacaatatttattataataatcaggattaattgtaaaataaatattttatgttttaattttaggcTCTATAACATCAATAGCCTTAAAATATGAAGTGccttatttacaaaatttattctctataataattttgtcttaaattttaataaattcagtTCTAtcttaagtgaaataaaaataataaattttaaccaaaatattattttaataaaatgtttaaattttatataaaaaatatattcgtATTTTATATAatgaaaacaaatatatattatagttttaaatttaatgttttttaaaaaatattcaaatataatctaaatctTAGATGTTGTTATAAGTATCTTAAATGCTATTATAAGTGTATAACAGCTACttctatataatatttaattttttgtcaaaTAAATGAGACTGTGGTACAGAGAATTAACTATATATGTTACATTGATTTGGTACGAAGATCAAGTATATTGTATGCTTgacaaaagaaaatcaaatatcattttaaaaatgaatacaaatataaatattttaagaaaaataaagagttcgAATAATGGTAAGATGTGACTAGGCCTGTTTATGGTATACACTCAAGTCTAGTGGCTTACCCAATATTTGAGAGGATTTAAGCAAAAATATTAAGCTCAAAAAtgagtttagaaaaaaaattaggcccGATTAAATACATTCAAAGCTTGAGCCTGACCCggcttatttttcaaatttgtcatgttttatatcatgttgtttttatatattatgtaatttataatatataaaagattaaatctattgtaatatatgatactaaacattaaaaaaattaagatgattatatattaaactataataaataaaaaaataaaatattaaaataaaataaaataaatatatattttaaaaaataatatatgcaATCAAAAATGAGTTTGGGTTAACCATTTCATAAATATAGATGGCTTTGGACAAAATGATAGGTCATATATTAGGTTGGACCGAACTTAgacaaacataaaatatgttcATATCATACTTAAACCCGACTCATGAACAATTCTAAATATTActtttggtgatttttttttttttttggtataaatTGCAGGGTATATATCAGAAACAATGAAGATGGGAGCAAACCTCCCTACATATCGTGCCTTTGCTTTGGAAGAACTAAAGGAGGCTACTAATAATTTCTCTCATCCATCCATCGTTGGTGAACCTTCACTTATTCAAGTATGTACCTTATacgaatattttttattttatatatattaataaaaattaatgaatcatgtCATTTTATTTATGTCCAAAATACGAATCTAATTGCTAtctaatttttcttatatattttaatCGTTGGTTGCTGGTTAATTTTATATAAAGATTCTAATTTAGACTATTTTTGAAAAAAgtgaatatttaatttataaattacaaTTCgtaattcaaatgattaattttattaatattgagAAGGGTCTTAAAGAATCATATCTTTATATTCATGTTGGACGAATTATTAGGCATGAATgctttaagaaaattaaatagcCGGAATAATATAAGATTACAATCTATCGATGTTTACAACTATGTTACTCATATAAGGCGTAACCAGGGAGTTGTGCTTGTCACCTTAGTCCGGCCCTTGGGTGTAATTGTCAGACCCGGCGGGTTGGTGGCGGTAGTCGTGAATATCATAACAATTTTTATAAAGTTTTTTCTTTATCATTGAACTAATCAAATTACTCATTCTCTgtttaattgttataaaataaaaattttcaaagaaaaaaggAGTTGATATTTCTATCTAAAATTCTTCTTTGGGTGTAGCATGTGATTCACACTCAAGTATAAGTGTGATTTATGGACATGTAGTTGGTTAATTATACTGTAGTATTGTTATGTTCATATGATTCAGCAAAAATTAAGTTTGATGATTGAAGAACTTAcattatttgtattaaataaaaatgacagATTTACAGAGGAAAACTTGGAGATGGAACAGCAATTGTGATCAGAAGCATAAAGATGAGAAAAAAACACAGCCCCACCATGTTTACACAACACATAGAGATGATCTCAAGACTCAGACACAACCACTTGGTTAGTTGCATTGGTCACTGTTTCGAATGTTGCCCTGATGATTCAACCGTCGGCATCGTATATTTCGTGTTCGAATCCCTTCCAAATGGCACCTTGAGAAGTTCCATTTGTGGTAAATCCTATCCATTTCTATCATATGCACGTGTTGGGAACGAATACGTGTTTGAATGTGAATGTGAATGTGAATATAAGCTAATATAGTTAAATACAAATACGCGTCCGAGCAGGTGGAGGGGAAACGCTGAATTGGGCACAAAGAATAATAGCAGGAATAGGGGTAGCAAAGGGGATACAATTCCTGCATACTGGGATCATGCCAGGAGTTTTCTCAAATCATTTGAAGATTACTGATGTTTTGTTGGATCCCAATTTCCATGTCAAGATTTGCACTTATAATCTCCCTCTTTTAGCTCATCAAAATGCTGGATTTATGGTATGAAAACTAGTAATTTACAATCAACAACATTTAGCCACGAACTTAGTATTCTTTTTCTTATACTTTGGTCCTTAAACTTTTGGTTCACATTAGTTCTTAATTTTGACGGTTTTCTCTTCTTTTGGTCCCTATAATAACTTGACACTCGTGTCACATCATTATATAGACCAAAACTGAGAAAAGCTACTAGATTCCAAGATGAATGTGTacagacaaaaaaaaaaacttgaagggctaaattgagaaaaattaccAAGTTGAGGGACTAAATATTACTTTATCCCTATTATAATTGATAGATttattataaacaaaaataagttgtttgagttaaatgcatatgaacttttttttttttttatcaatttcaggGTGGTGCTGCAGTTTCTTCTAATGGACTCAAATCAAACATTGGAGGAAGGTACACTTCTTAATTTCTAAATAACTTTATATATGATAATTACAATACCGATATACAAGTgtcttaaaatttatataaaatatgattataacaaaataaatattaattttggcACTAAAAATGCAGGGAAAAAGAGGTAGAGAAGGATGATATTTATGACTTTGGTGTAATATTGATGG comes from the Gossypium hirsutum isolate 1008001.06 chromosome A06, Gossypium_hirsutum_v2.1, whole genome shotgun sequence genome and includes:
- the LOC121230773 gene encoding probable inactive leucine-rich repeat receptor-like protein kinase At3g03770, giving the protein MQSLFQLKQLPVVLMASLVLMHTSLLFLSTLFICVHLSDQFQPFQYNALKQIQQFLNYPSVLTIFDSTWDFCNVESSPFLTIVCYEDNVTQLHITGNNGVFPPSLPQNFSIDALFSSISSLSNLKVLSLVSLGLWGPLPATIGKLSSMEILNLSSNYIDGFIPLELSYLNNLQTLVLDHNKFTGQIPRWVSSFNDLAVLSLKNNSLFGSLPSSISSSDNLRVLAMADNHLFGEIPGLQNLTNLQILDLKNNYFGPNFPVLHHKVVTVDIRNNSFKSSVPNELHSYFQLEKLDISINGLIGPFPPSLFSLPSINYIDISGNKLTGKLFQNMSCNAHLVFINLSSNLLTGELPACLQEKVEEGAVSYDGNCLSGEEGNQKPSSFCHNEALAVEVSPQKLRHKERKAMAVLVSSLVGGIVGLAVIVGLSLWVFQRRNRRAAMKGPSTRLITEKLSTVNTVKLLSDARYISETMKMGANLPTYRAFALEELKEATNNFSHPSIVGEPSLIQIYRGKLGDGTAIVIRSIKMRKKHSPTMFTQHIEMISRLRHNHLVSCIGHCFECCPDDSTVGIVYFVFESLPNGTLRSSICGGGETLNWAQRIIAGIGVAKGIQFLHTGIMPGVFSNHLKITDVLLDPNFHVKICTYNLPLLAHQNAGFMGGAAVSSNGLKSNIGGREKEVEKDDIYDFGVILMEILVGRPIISQSDVMVVKDIIQVSNKMDDTARRSIVDPTIIKECSTESLKTVMDICLRCLSDDPTARPSIEDVLWTLQFAAQLQDPWRHDSHHIHRLSDSNPNNLQEQISRG